One genomic region from Athalia rosae chromosome 3, iyAthRosa1.1, whole genome shotgun sequence encodes:
- the LOC110117322 gene encoding uncharacterized protein LOC110117322 isoform X4 — protein sequence MDQKKKLIKVTEMSLSEVTKPIILVSRLLGMNPKSSWYKIHTVFVMAINLSVLCAVWGYFMKQNLLIMMWVTVFLRAFQDFCRLILAFFVLAPCLWDSNRFMIPLKEFRILDAVLRSLGVSIDNKITYRAEMRHLIYFWLLPMLVWISDLSLYLPPVGTSRFILFLGGRFFAALSISICAAADSCFATTLFIIKERFRVMNSILRRNENNSGRNLRIEVIRVTSENSDVIALKELKTLRKQYHFLWKIIKQVNMSYGPHLLVAATVSLAMITVKLWECYFALTISTRHGTNLTVLHDIAGKTVWAIFYFLRLFWLAKTCESMIAEAKITIGVVQVSGIKADHRSPTKSEIRDFLVQLKMEVQNFSACRFFDFNFRLICGMVSAVCTYLVILIQMGGSNARRLAAIEANNSAV from the exons ATGGACCAGAAGAAGAAACTGATAAAGGTGACGGAGATGTCACTGTCGGAAGTAACTAAACCGATAATTTTGGTTTCGCGATTACTTGGAATGAATCCAAAATCCAGCTGGTATAAAATTCACACCGTATTCGTTATGGCAATTAATCTATCGGTGTTATGCGCAGTTTGGGGATATTTCATGAAACAAAATCTTCTAATCATGATGTGGGTTACCGTATTTTTACGAGCTTTCCAGGACTTCTGCCGTCTGATATTagcgttttttgttttggcaCCTTGCCTGTGGGATTCAAATAG ATTTATGATTCCGCTGAAAGAATTCAGAATACTTGATGCAGTTTTGAGAAGCTTAGGCGTATCCATAGACAACAAAATCACGTACAG GGCGGAAATGCGACACCTCATTTACTTCTGGCTATTACCTATGCTGGTCTGGATTTCGGATCTATCTCTGTACCTGCCACCAGTGGGTACTTCCAGGTTCATACTATTTCTGGGTGGTAGATTCTTCGCGGCGctatcaatttcaatttgcGCCGCAGCAGACTCTTGTTTTGCTACCACACTTTTCATCATCAAAGAGCGTTTCAGGGTGATGAATTCGATCCTACgtcggaatgaaaataattctggTCGGAACTTGAGGATCGAAGTTATTCGAGTTACCAg TGAAAATAGCGATGTCATCGCTTTGAAGGAGCTGAAGACGTTGAGAAAACAGTATCATTTCTTATGGAAGATCATAAAACAG GTGAATATGTCCTATGGTCCTCACTTACTCGTGGCAGCAACAGTTTCATTAGCAATGATAACTGTTAAATTATGGGAATGCTATTTTGCTCTAACAATTTCTACCCGCCACGGCACCAATTTAACTGTGCTTCATGATATCGCCGGGAAAACCGTCTGggcaattttttactttctaaGATTGTTCTGGTTAGCAAAAACATGCGAGTCAATGATTGCCGAGGCGAAAATTACCATCGGTGTGGTCCAAGTTTCAGGAATAAAAGCGGACCATCGTTCGCCAACAAAGAGTGAG ATTCGAGATTTTTTGGTACAGCTAAAAATGGAAGTCCAGAATTTCTCGGCTTGCAGGTTCTTCGATTTTAACTTCAGATTAATCTGTGGT ATGGTAAGTGCGGTCTGTACATATCTTGTGATTCTGATACAAATGGGTGGATCTAATGCTCGTCGATTAGCTGCAATTGAGGCAAACAACAGCGCAGTATaa
- the LOC110117322 gene encoding uncharacterized protein LOC110117322 isoform X2, with protein MDQKKKLIKVTEMSLSEVTKPIILVSRLLGMNPKSSWYKIHTVFVMAINLSVLCAVWGYFMKQNLLIMMWVTVFLRAFQDFCRLILAFFVLAPCLWDSNRFMIPLKEFRILDAVLRSLGVSIDNKITYRAEMRHLIYFWLLPMLVWISDLSLYLPPVGTSRFILFLGGRFFAALSISICAAADSCFATTLFIIKERFRVMNSILRRNENNSGRNLRIEVIRVTSENSDVIALKELKTLRKQYHFLWKIIKQVNMSYGPHLLVAATVSLAMITVKLWECYFALTISTRHGTNLTVLHDIAGKTVWAIFYFLRLFWLAKTCESMIAEAKITIGVVQVSGIKADHRSPTKSEVRIFQFIVKHSSFLPFQITVRFGIGILDLLLYDKFSSFATVCSQIRDFLVQLKMEVQNFSACRFFDFNFRLICGMVSAVCTYLVILIQMGGSNARRLAAIEANNSAV; from the exons ATGGACCAGAAGAAGAAACTGATAAAGGTGACGGAGATGTCACTGTCGGAAGTAACTAAACCGATAATTTTGGTTTCGCGATTACTTGGAATGAATCCAAAATCCAGCTGGTATAAAATTCACACCGTATTCGTTATGGCAATTAATCTATCGGTGTTATGCGCAGTTTGGGGATATTTCATGAAACAAAATCTTCTAATCATGATGTGGGTTACCGTATTTTTACGAGCTTTCCAGGACTTCTGCCGTCTGATATTagcgttttttgttttggcaCCTTGCCTGTGGGATTCAAATAG ATTTATGATTCCGCTGAAAGAATTCAGAATACTTGATGCAGTTTTGAGAAGCTTAGGCGTATCCATAGACAACAAAATCACGTACAG GGCGGAAATGCGACACCTCATTTACTTCTGGCTATTACCTATGCTGGTCTGGATTTCGGATCTATCTCTGTACCTGCCACCAGTGGGTACTTCCAGGTTCATACTATTTCTGGGTGGTAGATTCTTCGCGGCGctatcaatttcaatttgcGCCGCAGCAGACTCTTGTTTTGCTACCACACTTTTCATCATCAAAGAGCGTTTCAGGGTGATGAATTCGATCCTACgtcggaatgaaaataattctggTCGGAACTTGAGGATCGAAGTTATTCGAGTTACCAg TGAAAATAGCGATGTCATCGCTTTGAAGGAGCTGAAGACGTTGAGAAAACAGTATCATTTCTTATGGAAGATCATAAAACAG GTGAATATGTCCTATGGTCCTCACTTACTCGTGGCAGCAACAGTTTCATTAGCAATGATAACTGTTAAATTATGGGAATGCTATTTTGCTCTAACAATTTCTACCCGCCACGGCACCAATTTAACTGTGCTTCATGATATCGCCGGGAAAACCGTCTGggcaattttttactttctaaGATTGTTCTGGTTAGCAAAAACATGCGAGTCAATGATTGCCGAGGCGAAAATTACCATCGGTGTGGTCCAAGTTTCAGGAATAAAAGCGGACCATCGTTCGCCAACAAAGAGTGAGGTTCGCATTTTTCAGTTCATTGTTAAACACTCATCATTTCTTCCGTTCCAAATTACCGTTAGATTTGGCATTGGAATCCTCGACTTGCTTTtgtatgataaattttctagCTTTGCAACGGTTTGTTCACAGATTCGAGATTTTTTGGTACAGCTAAAAATGGAAGTCCAGAATTTCTCGGCTTGCAGGTTCTTCGATTTTAACTTCAGATTAATCTGTGGT ATGGTAAGTGCGGTCTGTACATATCTTGTGATTCTGATACAAATGGGTGGATCTAATGCTCGTCGATTAGCTGCAATTGAGGCAAACAACAGCGCAGTATaa
- the LOC110117322 gene encoding uncharacterized protein LOC110117322 isoform X1, with translation MDQKKKLIKVTEMSLSEVTKPIILVSRLLGMNPKSSWYKIHTVFVMAINLSVLCAVWGYFMKQNLLIMMWVTVFLRAFQDFCRLILAFFVLAPCLWDSNRFMIPLKEFRILDAVLRSLGVSIDNKITYRAEMRHLIYFWLLPMLVWISDLSLYLPPVGTSRFILFLGGRFFAALSISICAAADSCFATTLFIIKERFRVMNSILRRNENNSGRNLRIEVIRVTSENSDVIALKELKTLRKQYHFLWKIIKQVNMSYGPHLLVAATVSLAMITVKLWECYFALTISTRHGTNLTVLHDIAGKTVWAIFYFLRLFWLAKTCESMIAEAKITIGVVQVSGIKADHRSPTKSEVRIFQFIVKHSSFLPFQITVRFGIGILDLLLYDKFSSFATVCSQIRDFLVQLKMEVQNFSACRFFDFNFRLICGVSNISTINCHYILLTSNINVRFVSSDGKCGLYISCDSDTNGWI, from the exons ATGGACCAGAAGAAGAAACTGATAAAGGTGACGGAGATGTCACTGTCGGAAGTAACTAAACCGATAATTTTGGTTTCGCGATTACTTGGAATGAATCCAAAATCCAGCTGGTATAAAATTCACACCGTATTCGTTATGGCAATTAATCTATCGGTGTTATGCGCAGTTTGGGGATATTTCATGAAACAAAATCTTCTAATCATGATGTGGGTTACCGTATTTTTACGAGCTTTCCAGGACTTCTGCCGTCTGATATTagcgttttttgttttggcaCCTTGCCTGTGGGATTCAAATAG ATTTATGATTCCGCTGAAAGAATTCAGAATACTTGATGCAGTTTTGAGAAGCTTAGGCGTATCCATAGACAACAAAATCACGTACAG GGCGGAAATGCGACACCTCATTTACTTCTGGCTATTACCTATGCTGGTCTGGATTTCGGATCTATCTCTGTACCTGCCACCAGTGGGTACTTCCAGGTTCATACTATTTCTGGGTGGTAGATTCTTCGCGGCGctatcaatttcaatttgcGCCGCAGCAGACTCTTGTTTTGCTACCACACTTTTCATCATCAAAGAGCGTTTCAGGGTGATGAATTCGATCCTACgtcggaatgaaaataattctggTCGGAACTTGAGGATCGAAGTTATTCGAGTTACCAg TGAAAATAGCGATGTCATCGCTTTGAAGGAGCTGAAGACGTTGAGAAAACAGTATCATTTCTTATGGAAGATCATAAAACAG GTGAATATGTCCTATGGTCCTCACTTACTCGTGGCAGCAACAGTTTCATTAGCAATGATAACTGTTAAATTATGGGAATGCTATTTTGCTCTAACAATTTCTACCCGCCACGGCACCAATTTAACTGTGCTTCATGATATCGCCGGGAAAACCGTCTGggcaattttttactttctaaGATTGTTCTGGTTAGCAAAAACATGCGAGTCAATGATTGCCGAGGCGAAAATTACCATCGGTGTGGTCCAAGTTTCAGGAATAAAAGCGGACCATCGTTCGCCAACAAAGAGTGAGGTTCGCATTTTTCAGTTCATTGTTAAACACTCATCATTTCTTCCGTTCCAAATTACCGTTAGATTTGGCATTGGAATCCTCGACTTGCTTTtgtatgataaattttctagCTTTGCAACGGTTTGTTCACAGATTCGAGATTTTTTGGTACAGCTAAAAATGGAAGTCCAGAATTTCTCGGCTTGCAGGTTCTTCGATTTTAACTTCAGATTAATCTGTGGTGTGAGTAATATATCCACCATCAATTGCCACTATATTTTATTGACAAGTAACATCAACGTACGATTTGTTTCCTCAGATGGTAAGTGCGGTCTGTACATATCTTGTGATTCTGATACAAATGGGTGGATCTAA
- the LOC110117322 gene encoding uncharacterized protein LOC110117322 isoform X3: MDQKKKLIKVTEMSLSEVTKPIILVSRLLGMNPKSSWYKIHTVFVMAINLSVLCAVWGYFMKQNLLIMMWVTVFLRAFQDFCRLILAFFVLAPCLWDSNRFMIPLKEFRILDAVLRSLGVSIDNKITYRAEMRHLIYFWLLPMLVWISDLSLYLPPVGTSRFILFLGGRFFAALSISICAAADSCFATTLFIIKERFRVMNSILRRNENNSGRNLRIEVIRVTSENSDVIALKELKTLRKQYHFLWKIIKQVNMSYGPHLLVAATVSLAMITVKLWECYFALTISTRHGTNLTVLHDIAGKTVWAIFYFLRLFWLAKTCESMIAEAKITIGVVQVSGIKADHRSPTKSEIRDFLVQLKMEVQNFSACRFFDFNFRLICGVSNISTINCHYILLTSNINVRFVSSDGKCGLYISCDSDTNGWI; encoded by the exons ATGGACCAGAAGAAGAAACTGATAAAGGTGACGGAGATGTCACTGTCGGAAGTAACTAAACCGATAATTTTGGTTTCGCGATTACTTGGAATGAATCCAAAATCCAGCTGGTATAAAATTCACACCGTATTCGTTATGGCAATTAATCTATCGGTGTTATGCGCAGTTTGGGGATATTTCATGAAACAAAATCTTCTAATCATGATGTGGGTTACCGTATTTTTACGAGCTTTCCAGGACTTCTGCCGTCTGATATTagcgttttttgttttggcaCCTTGCCTGTGGGATTCAAATAG ATTTATGATTCCGCTGAAAGAATTCAGAATACTTGATGCAGTTTTGAGAAGCTTAGGCGTATCCATAGACAACAAAATCACGTACAG GGCGGAAATGCGACACCTCATTTACTTCTGGCTATTACCTATGCTGGTCTGGATTTCGGATCTATCTCTGTACCTGCCACCAGTGGGTACTTCCAGGTTCATACTATTTCTGGGTGGTAGATTCTTCGCGGCGctatcaatttcaatttgcGCCGCAGCAGACTCTTGTTTTGCTACCACACTTTTCATCATCAAAGAGCGTTTCAGGGTGATGAATTCGATCCTACgtcggaatgaaaataattctggTCGGAACTTGAGGATCGAAGTTATTCGAGTTACCAg TGAAAATAGCGATGTCATCGCTTTGAAGGAGCTGAAGACGTTGAGAAAACAGTATCATTTCTTATGGAAGATCATAAAACAG GTGAATATGTCCTATGGTCCTCACTTACTCGTGGCAGCAACAGTTTCATTAGCAATGATAACTGTTAAATTATGGGAATGCTATTTTGCTCTAACAATTTCTACCCGCCACGGCACCAATTTAACTGTGCTTCATGATATCGCCGGGAAAACCGTCTGggcaattttttactttctaaGATTGTTCTGGTTAGCAAAAACATGCGAGTCAATGATTGCCGAGGCGAAAATTACCATCGGTGTGGTCCAAGTTTCAGGAATAAAAGCGGACCATCGTTCGCCAACAAAGAGTGAG ATTCGAGATTTTTTGGTACAGCTAAAAATGGAAGTCCAGAATTTCTCGGCTTGCAGGTTCTTCGATTTTAACTTCAGATTAATCTGTGGTGTGAGTAATATATCCACCATCAATTGCCACTATATTTTATTGACAAGTAACATCAACGTACGATTTGTTTCCTCAGATGGTAAGTGCGGTCTGTACATATCTTGTGATTCTGATACAAATGGGTGGATCTAA
- the LOC110117323 gene encoding uncharacterized protein LOC110117323 isoform X2: MNEMRQTVGAERMSLSDATRILLVATRTIGMNPISWRRKVHLIIFFAAQTFIFYESVEAHYSVIEVENFWFRVTVHAFKDGARAVAGFLVIVTTFLNPTRYVLPLKDFTVIDETLENFGVRVNNESTFRWQLLQIIFFVATPFLLSVWNFYIYNEPTRNKYFSMMMTGHIFTITSLFSYGMVDCSFCTILSIIKERLRVINSIIHRAENLWPREDVRVAGISSFSKIADDIVFRGLKILREQYHELWVIAMRVNEAYGLHLLVAATSAFAITTVLLWEGYEETNSGYSDNWILGVKIKWAVFVTSRIFLLAQACESVVHEAKTTCVVLQDLMMNGNWQSTTKSEIRDFLMQHQLEVQDFTACNFFKINRTMVSGILSAVSSYLVILIQMGEGHNSYKADRNSSQVK; the protein is encoded by the exons ATGAACGAAATGAGACAAACGGTCGGAGCCGAAAGAATGTCGTTATCCGATGCAACCAGGATATTATTGGTGGCTACGCGTACGATTGGGATGAATCCGATATCCTGGCGGAGGAAAGTTcatctgataatttttttcgcagcacaaacatttatattttatgaatCTGTGGAAGCCCATTATAGTGTGATAgaagtcgaaaatttttggttcAGAGTTACTGTGCACGCTTTCAAAGACGGAGCTCGAGCCGTTGCAGGGTTTCTCGTCATCGTCACAACATTTTTGAATCCAACGAG ATACGTGCTACCTCTGAAGGACTTTACTGTTATCGATGAAACTTTAGAGAACTTCGGAGTACGTGTAAATAACGAAAGCACCTTTAG GTGGCAACTgttacaaataatttttttcgtcgcgacGCCATTTCTGCTGTCCGTCTGGAATTTCTACATTTACAACGAGCCAACACGCAACAAATATTTCAGTATGATGATGACGGGTCACATTTTCACCATAACGTCACTGTTCAGTTATGGAATGGTAGATTGTTCCTTCTGCACCATTTTATCCATAATCAAAGAGCGGCTCAGAGTAATAAACTCGATCATTCATCGGGCCGAAAATCTTTGGCCAAGGGAGGACGTCAGAGTGGCAGGAATTTCCAG TTTCAGCAAAATCGCGGATGACATCGTGTTCCGGGGGCTCAAAATATTGAGAGAACAGTATCACGAATTGTGGGTCATTGCAATGCGA GTGAATGAAGCTTATGGTTTGCACCTTCTTGTGGCAGCGACGAGTGCATTCGCGATAACGACCGTCTTACTTTGGGAAGGTTACGAGGAAACGAATTCAGGTTACTCTGACAATTGGATTCTCGGTGTGAAAATCAAATGGGCTGTATTCGTTACGTCAAGAATATTTTTGTTGGCTCAAGCTTGCGAGTCTGTAGTGCACGAAGCAAAGACGACCTGCGTTGTGCTTCAGGATTTGATGATGAACGGGAACTGGCAATCCACGACGAAAAGTGAG ATTCGAGATTTTCTGATGCAGCATCAACTGGAAGTTCAAGATTTTACAgcgtgcaatttttttaaaataaatcgCACAATGGTCAGTGGT atTCTGAGCGCAGTTTCTTCTTATCTTGTAATTTTGATTCAAATGGGGGAAGGCCATAATTCCTACAAAGCCGACAGGAATTCGTCACAAGTGAAATAA
- the LOC110117323 gene encoding uncharacterized protein LOC110117323 isoform X1, which yields MNEMRQTVGAERMSLSDATRILLVATRTIGMNPISWRRKVHLIIFFAAQTFIFYESVEAHYSVIEVENFWFRVTVHAFKDGARAVAGFLVIVTTFLNPTRYVLPLKDFTVIDETLENFGVRVNNESTFRWQLLQIIFFVATPFLLSVWNFYIYNEPTRNKYFSMMMTGHIFTITSLFSYGMVDCSFCTILSIIKERLRVINSIIHRAENLWPREDVRVAGISSFSKIADDIVFRGLKILREQYHELWVIAMRVNEAYGLHLLVAATSAFAITTVLLWEGYEETNSGYSDNWILGVKIKWAVFVTSRIFLLAQACESVVHEAKTTCVVLQDLMMNGNWQSTTKSEARESNIRDFLMQHQLEVQDFTACNFFKINRTMVSGILSAVSSYLVILIQMGEGHNSYKADRNSSQVK from the exons ATGAACGAAATGAGACAAACGGTCGGAGCCGAAAGAATGTCGTTATCCGATGCAACCAGGATATTATTGGTGGCTACGCGTACGATTGGGATGAATCCGATATCCTGGCGGAGGAAAGTTcatctgataatttttttcgcagcacaaacatttatattttatgaatCTGTGGAAGCCCATTATAGTGTGATAgaagtcgaaaatttttggttcAGAGTTACTGTGCACGCTTTCAAAGACGGAGCTCGAGCCGTTGCAGGGTTTCTCGTCATCGTCACAACATTTTTGAATCCAACGAG ATACGTGCTACCTCTGAAGGACTTTACTGTTATCGATGAAACTTTAGAGAACTTCGGAGTACGTGTAAATAACGAAAGCACCTTTAG GTGGCAACTgttacaaataatttttttcgtcgcgacGCCATTTCTGCTGTCCGTCTGGAATTTCTACATTTACAACGAGCCAACACGCAACAAATATTTCAGTATGATGATGACGGGTCACATTTTCACCATAACGTCACTGTTCAGTTATGGAATGGTAGATTGTTCCTTCTGCACCATTTTATCCATAATCAAAGAGCGGCTCAGAGTAATAAACTCGATCATTCATCGGGCCGAAAATCTTTGGCCAAGGGAGGACGTCAGAGTGGCAGGAATTTCCAG TTTCAGCAAAATCGCGGATGACATCGTGTTCCGGGGGCTCAAAATATTGAGAGAACAGTATCACGAATTGTGGGTCATTGCAATGCGA GTGAATGAAGCTTATGGTTTGCACCTTCTTGTGGCAGCGACGAGTGCATTCGCGATAACGACCGTCTTACTTTGGGAAGGTTACGAGGAAACGAATTCAGGTTACTCTGACAATTGGATTCTCGGTGTGAAAATCAAATGGGCTGTATTCGTTACGTCAAGAATATTTTTGTTGGCTCAAGCTTGCGAGTCTGTAGTGCACGAAGCAAAGACGACCTGCGTTGTGCTTCAGGATTTGATGATGAACGGGAACTGGCAATCCACGACGAAAAGTGAGGCAAGGGAATCAAAT ATTCGAGATTTTCTGATGCAGCATCAACTGGAAGTTCAAGATTTTACAgcgtgcaatttttttaaaataaatcgCACAATGGTCAGTGGT atTCTGAGCGCAGTTTCTTCTTATCTTGTAATTTTGATTCAAATGGGGGAAGGCCATAATTCCTACAAAGCCGACAGGAATTCGTCACAAGTGAAATAA
- the LOC110117326 gene encoding uncharacterized protein LOC110117326, whose product MIPLKDFEIFDGTLKNLGLRVDDTGPYRLQLLHLVFFGVVSFLMSLWHVYSIVLIKNSNDYIGIAAMAGASALMIIYSFVVVDCSFCTVLSIVRERFKLINMTIRRAKNRPMTNAEVTEISSEVTEDIVLRELKISREQYHELWDISNRVNQAYGLHLLVAAAASLTIVTVSLWQAYLRVKPGIYNIAAVSSEIAWALLYIIRLLFLAQACEFTLAEAQVTGIVLQELLMKDKWRSATKNEIRDFLMQHQLEVQEFTACKFFEVNSTMVHGILGTATIYLVILIQIGEDDSF is encoded by the exons ATGATTCCGTTAaaggactttgaaattttcgacggAACCTTGAAAAATCTTGGCCTACGTGTAGATGATACAGGCCCCTATAG GCTGCAACTTTTACATCTGGTCTTCTTTGGCGTGGTATCATTTCTAATGAGTTTGTGGCACGTTTACTCAATCGTACTAATAAAGAACAGCAACGATTATATTGGGATCGCGGCGATGGCCGGCGCTTCTGCTTTAATGATAATCTACAGCTTTGTGGTAGTAGACTGCTCTTTCTGCACTGTTTTATCAATCGTCAGAGAGCGgttcaaattaattaatatgacTATTCGTCGGGCCAAAAATAGGCCGATGACTAACGCCGAGGTCACAGAAATTTCCAG CGAAGTCACAGAAGATATCGTTTTACGAGAactgaaaatttcgagagaaCAGTACCACGAGTTGTGGGACATTTCAAACCGG GTGAATCAAGCCTACGGTCTCCATCTCCTTGTGGCAGCGGCTGCTTCGTTGACTATAGTGACTGTTAGCCTTTGGCAAGCCTATCTACGAGTAAAGCCCGGCATCTATAACATCGCGGCTGTTAGTTCGGAAATAGCCTGGGCCCTACTTTATATAATAAGGTTATTATTTCTGGCCCAAGCTTGCGAGTTCACATTAGCCGAAGCACAGGTTACTGGTATTGTTCTCCAGGAGTTACTCATGAAAGATAAATGGCGTAGCGCGACGAAAAATGAG ATCAGAGATTTCTTGATGCAGCATCAACTGGAAGTGCAAGAATTTACTGCGTGCAAGTTTTTCGAAGTCAACAGTACAATGGTTCATGGT attctGGGCACAGCTACCATCTACCTTGTTATCCTGATACAAATAGGGGAAGACGATAGTTTCTGA